From the Gordonia bronchialis DSM 43247 genome, one window contains:
- a CDS encoding protein kinase domain-containing protein, giving the protein MNSTADPLLGAVIEGRYRIDAPIARGGMSAVYLAVDLRLGRDVAVKIMDDRYSGDPLFLRRFEFEARAVAGLKHPGLVAVYDQGIDHQIAFLVMELVDGGSLRELLRERGPMPPHAVVAVADPVLGGLGTAHAAGLVHRDVKPENVLISDAGEVKVADFGLVRAVAEAGVTSASVILGTAAYLSPEQVESSHADARSDVYSMGVMLFELLTGRTPFRGDTPLALAYQRLNYDVPAPGDVIAGVPEELDEIILRATERDPAHRYSDGFAMRHALLAMAEDLDLPPFTVPAPRRSAERVTMARYRPAGPRLQGTRAQSVPGPYAAGDRPAASAEQRPTPVADIDDEAQDTRAARPSAVMSRRSSALDDVEPQTGSRLRSVLWLLFVVVLAVGLGAAGWWTGHHYLGIR; this is encoded by the coding sequence ATGAACAGCACCGCCGACCCGCTCCTCGGCGCCGTCATCGAGGGGCGGTACCGCATCGACGCGCCGATCGCGCGGGGCGGCATGTCGGCGGTGTACCTGGCCGTCGACCTGCGACTCGGCCGGGACGTCGCGGTGAAGATCATGGACGACCGGTATTCCGGTGACCCACTGTTTTTGCGGCGCTTCGAATTCGAGGCACGAGCGGTGGCCGGTCTCAAACATCCCGGCCTGGTGGCCGTCTACGACCAGGGCATCGATCATCAGATCGCCTTCCTCGTCATGGAGTTGGTGGACGGTGGCAGTCTGCGCGAGCTCCTGCGCGAACGCGGTCCCATGCCGCCGCATGCGGTGGTCGCGGTCGCCGATCCGGTGCTGGGCGGACTCGGCACGGCGCATGCGGCGGGTCTGGTGCATCGCGACGTGAAGCCGGAGAACGTGCTGATCTCGGATGCCGGTGAGGTCAAGGTCGCCGACTTCGGGCTCGTGCGCGCCGTCGCCGAAGCCGGGGTGACCTCGGCCAGCGTGATCTTGGGCACCGCGGCCTACCTGTCGCCCGAGCAGGTGGAGTCCTCACACGCCGACGCGCGCAGCGACGTTTACTCGATGGGCGTCATGCTCTTCGAATTACTCACCGGCCGAACACCTTTCCGCGGTGACACCCCGCTGGCCCTGGCGTATCAGCGGCTCAACTACGACGTCCCCGCGCCCGGCGACGTGATCGCCGGGGTGCCCGAGGAACTCGACGAGATCATCCTGCGCGCCACCGAACGTGATCCGGCACACCGCTATTCCGACGGATTCGCGATGCGCCACGCGTTGCTCGCGATGGCCGAGGATCTCGACCTGCCACCGTTCACCGTCCCCGCACCGCGCCGTTCGGCCGAACGTGTCACCATGGCCCGCTACCGCCCCGCCGGTCCGCGCTTGCAGGGCACCCGCGCGCAGTCGGTTCCGGGACCGTACGCGGCCGGCGACCGGCCGGCCGCATCCGCCGAGCAGCGCCCTACACCGGTGGCCGACATCGATGACGAGGCCCAGGACACCCGAGCCGCCCGGCCGAGCGCGGTCATGAGCCGACGATCCTCCGCACTCGACGACGTGGAACCGCAGACCGGCAGCCGCCTGCGCTCGGTCCTGTGGCTGTTGTTCGTGGTCGTACTCGCCGTCGGCCTCGGCGCGGCCGGCTGGTGGACCGGGCACCACTACCTGGGCATCCGCTGA
- a CDS encoding Rv2175c family DNA-binding protein — translation MSSLPLSQDTLPSDVDTLSVDEVARRLHVSANRVRNLIRDHHLLGVSRGGEPAVPALFFDDLGIVKHFTGLVEVLLDGGYSRDEVMAWLFTVQDDLGMHPAAALHTHSAREVIRRAQAQAF, via the coding sequence GTGAGTTCACTACCGCTCTCGCAAGACACCCTGCCGTCCGATGTGGACACCCTCTCCGTCGACGAGGTGGCCAGGCGACTGCACGTTTCCGCCAACCGGGTGCGCAACCTGATCCGCGATCACCACCTGCTCGGCGTCTCCCGGGGTGGCGAGCCCGCCGTGCCGGCACTGTTCTTCGACGACCTGGGCATCGTCAAACACTTCACCGGGCTCGTCGAGGTCCTGCTCGACGGCGGTTACTCCCGCGACGAGGTGATGGCGTGGCTGTTCACCGTGCAGGACGACCTCGGGATGCATCCCGCGGCGGCGCTGCACACCCACTCGGCGCGCGAGGTCATCCGCCGGGCTCAGGCGCAGGCGTTCTGA